A region from the Musa acuminata AAA Group cultivar baxijiao chromosome BXJ1-10, Cavendish_Baxijiao_AAA, whole genome shotgun sequence genome encodes:
- the LOC135594747 gene encoding uncharacterized protein LOC135594747 encodes MANPRWRSQTSGYETMILAAKIAFCFLGILSFGAAARVAVPAAIGALASALPGSLSFLRSWIAPPYLLVAIHFIVLVIWKLSEQQQQHHHHHSEQWKAQERKTEPENPRKIECFEPIPDASLLRTPSPEICRDEISISPKTAAAVPGPELGESSSSDASCLTKESDERSMASSVFLAKEIVEPESKSSIAVAEAEDVPAAAGKAGMEDVSMNATWKAIMEKPSRAARRPEEAPPSASHDELNRRIEAFIKKNYEQIRLPSSRRRQLDMAIDTSY; translated from the coding sequence ATGGCGAATCCGAGATGGCGTTCTCAGACCAGCGGATATGAAACCATGATTCTGGCCGCCAAGATTGCTTTTTGCTTCCTtggcatcctctccttcggcgccgCCGCCAGAGTCGCCGTCCCCGCTGCCATCGGGGCCCTAGCCTCTGCCCTCCCGGGATCCTTGTCCTTCCTTCGCTCGTGGATCGCCCCTCCATACCTGCTCGTAGCCATCCATTTCATTGTACTTGTCATTTGGAAGCTCTctgaacagcagcagcagcaccaccaccaccacagcgAGCAATGGAAGGCGCAGGAGAGGAAGACGGAGCCCGAGAATCCTCGAAAAATCGAGTGTTTTGAGCCGATTCCTGATGCGAGCCTTCTCCGGACTCCCTCGCCTGAGATCTGCCGCGACGAAATCTCGATATCTCCGAAGACGGCGGCGGCGGTCCCGGGGCCGGAACTCGGTGAGTCCTCGTCGTCCGACGCGTCGTGCCTCACGAAAGAATCAGACGAAAGATCCATGGCTTCGTCGGTGTTTTTGGCGAAAGAGATCGTGGAACCGGAATCCAAGAGCAGCATTGCGGTGGCGGAAGCGGAGGACGTGCCGGCCGCCGCGGGCAAAGCAGGTATGGAGGACGTTTCGATGAACGCCACGTGGAAGGCGATAATGGAGAAGCCGTCTCGGGCCGCGAGACGACCGGAGGAGGCTCCCCCATCCGCGAGTCACGACGAGTTGAACCGGCGAATTGAGGCTTTCATCAAGAAGAACTACGAGCAGATCCGGCTTCCCAGCAGCCGCCGGCGGCAGCTAGATATGGCAATCGACACGTCATATTAA
- the LOC104000501 gene encoding protein ROOT PRIMORDIUM DEFECTIVE 1 produces the protein MSGGAAAACLPTLFRRCKTTSAQYVASRSMDPTFEKLMEGYKHFLKVLAVQDLILASPTASLPLPVLSAAAPRLRLSRGATHFVRTFPRIFSLLYDPSAAQPLVRLTPTAARIASDESDAASASAPDAVDRLRRLLCMSSSRSLPLRAVFRVWRELGLPDDFEDSIIARNSTIFALRTNPRETNTHLLEFVDQSQTPKFTPVVDAWRCQERNQADEAELKFAFKQGFPPGMRLTKNYRARLKEWQRLPYAGPYDVGGGGNARSKAGMRALEKRAVGIAHEFLSLTVEKMVEVEKISHFRKWFGVDLNIRDLFLDHPGMFYLSTKGKRHTVFLREAYDKGRLIDPNPIYEARRRLLELVLMRRRGMGADSAGRRASRSEEDVEVDMEEGCSSDSDTRYDFGE, from the coding sequence ATGTCGGGAGGCGCTGCGGCCGCATGTCTCCCCACCCTTTTCCGCCGCTGCAAGACCACCTCTGCCCAGTACGTGGCCAGTCGATCCATGGACCCAACCTTTGAGAAGCTGATGGAGGGGTACAAGCACTTCCTCAAGGTGCTCGCCGTCCAGGACCTTATCCTCGCCTCCCCTACCGCTTCCCTCCCTCTCCCCGTCCTCTCCGCCGCCGCCCCCCGCCTTCGCTTATCCCGCGGCGCCACCCACTTCGTCCGCACATTCCCCCGCATCTTCTCCCTCCTTTACGACCCCTCCGCCGCTCAGCCCCTCGTCCGCCTCACCCCCACCGCCGCCCGCATCGCCTCTGATGAGTCCgatgccgcctccgcctccgcccccGATGCCGTTGACCGATTGCGGCGGCTCCTCTGCATGTCATCCTCCCGATCCCTCCCCCTCCGTGCCGTCTTCAGGGTTTGGAGAGAGCTCGGTCTCCCCGACGACTTCGAGGACTCGATCATCGCCCGTAACTCCACCATCTTCGCTCTTCGCACGAACCCTAGGGAAACCAACACCCATCTCCTCGAGTTCGTCGACCAATCCCAAACCCCCAAATTTACCCCGGTGGTGGATGCTTGGCGGTGCCAGGAGCGGAACCAAGCAGACGAGGCAGAGCTGAAGTTCGCATTCAAGCAAGGGTTTCCTCCCGGGATGCGGCTGACCAAAAATTACCGCGCCAGATTGAAGGAGTGGCAGCGATTGCCGTACGCGGGGCCGTACGACGTCGGTGGTGGCGGAAACGCAAGGTCGAAAGCTGGAATGCGGGCGCTGGAGAAGAGGGCGGTGGGGATCGCGCACGAGTTCTTGAGCTTGACGGTGGAGAAGATGGTGGAGGTAGAGAAGATTAGCCACTTCAGGAAGTGGTTCGGGGTTGATCTCAACATAAGGGACCTGTTCCTGGACCACCCTGGGATGTTCTACCTTTCGACGAAGGGGAAGCGGCACACGGTGTTCCTCAGGGAGGCTTATGACAAGGGGAGGTTGATCGATCCGAATCCAATTTACGAGGCGAGAAGGAGGCTTCTTGAGCTCGTGCTAATGCGCCGCCGAGGAATGGGTGCTGATTCAGCGGGAAGGAGAGCATCAAGATCCGAAGAGGACGTAGAAGTTGACATGGAAGAAGGGTGTTCTTCAGATTCAGATACTCGATATGATTTTGGAGAGTAG
- the LOC135595359 gene encoding probable metal-nicotianamine transporter YSL12 — translation MGELEENSDPDPIWNKPFAVLSFPQDTIRRLESTDRYSPPFHTPASILPAHICVCSHNPPNLPEELAEGGGQRTGAMEVEMRMEDTGEGGGRRRVTTKAEEEEAVGLTEAPSIESEFDGERVPPWREQLTARAFAVSLVLGAMFSVIVMKLNLTTGVIPSLNVSAGLLGFFFVRTWTVALGRAGFLRQPFTRQENTVIQTCVVATSGIAFSGGFGSYLFAMSETIAKQSTEANDSQNIKNPKLGWMIGFLFVVSFLGLFSLVALRKIMIVDYKLIYPSGTATAHLINSFHTPQGAKLAKKQVRTLGKFFTFSFLWGFFQWFYTAGDDCGFAAFPTLGLQAYQNKFYFDFSATYVGVGMICPYLVNISVLLGGILSWGIMWPLIGAKKGDWYSADLPSTSLQGLQGYRVFIAIALILGDGLYNFFKVLSKTVAAFVTQIRSKSSATPLPFSDDTSAVTFDDQRRVQLFLKDQIPKPIAYGGYLVVAAVSTATLPHIIPQLRWYYVLVAYVFAPVLAFCNAYGAGLTDWSLASTYGKLAIFTIGAWAGASRGGVLAGLAACGVMMSIVSTASDLMQDFKTGYLTLASPRSMFVSQVIGTAMGCVIAPSVFWLFLKAFEDIGVPGTEYPSPNALVYRNMAILGVEGFSSLPKHCLVLCYVFFLAAVLVNASRDVVGKKAARFIPLPMAIAIPFYLGSAFAIDMCVGSLMLFIWERTDKAKAEAFGPAVASGLICGDGIWTLPQSVLALAKVKPPICMKFLSRSMNEKVDAFIASVS, via the exons ATGGGAGAGTTGGAGGAGAATTCGGATCCTGACCCAATTTGGAATAAACCTTTTGCGGTCCTCTCATTTCCCCAAGACACGATCAGACGGCTGGAAAGTACCGATCGCTACAGTCCGCCCTTCCACACTCCCGCCTCTATTTTACCCGCTCACATCTGCGTCTGTAGCCATAATCCTCCAAATTTGCCCGAAGAATTAGCTGAAGGAGGAGGACAGAGGACGGGAGCGATGGAAGTGGAGATGAGGATGGAGGACACGGGAGAGGGCGGCGGGAGGAGGAGGGTTACGacgaaggcggaggaggaggaagcggtgGGATTGACAGAGGCGCCGTCGATCGAGAGCGAGTTCGACGGGGAGCGGGTGCCGCCTTGGCGGGAGCAGTTGACGGCGCGGGCCTTCGCGGTGAGCCTGGTGTTGGGGGCGATGTTCAGCGTGATCGTGATGAAGCTTAACCTCACCACCGGTGTCATCCCCTCCCTCAACGTCTCCGCCGGCCTGCTCGGCTTTTTCTTCGTCAGGACCTGGACGGTGGCGCTCGGCAGGGCGGGTTTCCTCCGCCAGCCCTTCACCCGCCAGGAGAACACCGTCATCCAGACCTGCGTCGTCGCCACCTCCGGCATCGCCTTCAGCG GGGGCTTTGGAAGTTACCTCTTTGCCATGAGTGAAACCATTGCCAAGCAATCAACAGAAGCTAATGATTCACAGAACATAAAGAATCCCAAACTGGGATGGATGATTGGATTCCTCTTTGTTGTTAGCTTCCTAGGGTTGTTCTCCCTTGTTGCCTTGAGAAAG ATAATGATCGTCGACTACAAGTTGATCTATCCAAGCGGCACTGCAACAGCACACCTTATCAACAGCTTCCACACTCCTCAGGGAGCCAAGCTAGCAAA GAAGCAGGTGAGAACATTGGGCAAGTTCTTCACGTTCAGCTTCCTCTGGGGATTCTTCCAGTGgttttacactgctggtgatgacTGTGGATTTGCTGCCTTCCCTACATTAGGCCTCCAGGCCTACCAAAACAA GTTCTACTTTGATTTTTCAGCTACATATGTTGGGGTTGGGATGATTTGTCCCTATCTCGTAAACATATCTGTGCTCTTGGGAGGCATCCTCTCATGGGGAATCATGTGGCCTCTGATAGGTGCTAAGAAAGGCGACTGGTACTCGGCAGATCTCCCTTCAACCAGTCTTCAAGGGTTGCAAGGATACCGG GTGTTCATAGCCATTGCCCTGATCCTGGGAGACGGCCTCTACAACTTCTTCAAGGTCTTGAGCAAGACTGTGGCTGCCTTCGTGACTCAAATCAGGAGCAAGTCGTCTGCGACTCCGCTGCCCTTCTCTGATGACACGTCCGCCGTCACCTTCGATGACCAGCGTCGCGTCCAACTCTTTCTCAAGGACCAAATCCCCAAACCAATTGCCTACGGAGGTTATCTTGTCGTTGCTGCCGTATCTACTGCTACGCTTCCCCACATCATTCCGCAGCTGCGGTGGTACTACGTGCTGGTGGCCTACGTGTTCGCGCCGGTGCTGGCGTTCTGCAACGCCTACGGCGCTGGCCTTACCGACTGGTCTCTTGCTTCGACCTACGGCAAGCTAGCCATCTTCACCATCGGCGCGTGGGCTGGGGCCTCCCGCGGTGGCGTTCTCGCGGGCCTCGCTGCTTGCGGTGTCATGATGAGCATCGTGTCCACCGCTTCGGACCTGATGCAGGACTTCAAGACCGGGTACTTGACTCTGGCCTCGCCGAGGTCCATGTTCGTCAGCCAGGTGATCGGCACTGCCATGGGATGCGTCATTGCTCCGTCCGTCTTCTGGTTGTTCTTGAAGGCTTTCGAAGACATCGGCGTCCCGGGAACAGAGTACCCATCGCCCAATGCTCTCGTCTACCGCAACATGGCGATACTCGGGGTGGAGGGCTTCTCGTCGCTGCCGAAGCACTGCCTCGTCCTCTGCTACGTGTTCTTCCTCGCCGCCGTCCTCGTCAACGCATCGAGGGACGTCGTGGGGAAGAAGGCGGCGAGGTTCATACCGCTGCCGATGGCCATCGCGATACCGTTCTACTTGGGGTCTGCCTTTGCCATCGACATGTGTGTAGGCAGCTTGATGTTGTTCATCTGGGAGAGGACGGACAAGGCGAAGGCGGAAGCGTTCGGGCCGGCGGTGGCCTCGGGGTTGATCTGCGGCGACGGGATATGGACTCTTCCGCAGTCGGTGCTCGCGCTGGCCAAGGTGAAGCCGCCCATATGCATGAAGTTTTTGTCGAGGAGCATGAACGAGAAGGTGGATGCGTTCATCGCATCCGTGTCTTAG
- the LOC135595358 gene encoding anamorsin homolog isoform X1, translated as MDIMGRNSSALLLTDDVALPLDAILSAVRDAGAEAVPEDDVVVITQCESLEGKLPIMTASFDVVVTAWNKPELVGEHWLREIGRVLKPGGELILQSILSSGMLEKPSSTMELKLLMQGFLDVQSLEMKPFSSAGNVQSITIKGKKASWTAGSSFPLKKATSMVPKIKIDDESDLIDEDSLLTEEDRKKPQLPAFGDCEVGSTRKACKNCTCGRAQEEEKLQKVGLTTEQMNNPQSACGSCGLGDAFRCGGCPYRGLPPFKLGEKVSLPGNFLVADI; from the exons ATG GACATCATGGGGAGGAACAGCAGCGCGCTTCTGTTGACGGATGATGTTGCGTTGCCCCTTGACGCGATCCTGTCTGCTGTGCGGGATGCGGGAGCCGAAGCAGTCCCGGAAGACGATGTCGTCGTTATTACCCAGTGCGAATCGCTTG AAGGGAAATTGCCAATTATGACTGCATCTTTCGATGTGGTCGTTACTGCTTGGAACAAACCCGAGCTTGTTGGAGAGCATTGGCTTCGAGAGATTGGTCGAGTGCTAAAACCTGGTGGCGAACTCATTTTACAATCTATTCTGTCTTCTGGTATGCTGGAAAAG CCAAGCTCCACGATGGAGTTGAAGTTGCTTATGCAAGGTTTTCTGGATGTGCAATCACTGGAAATGAAACCTTTCTCATCAGCTGGAAATGTTCAGTCCATTACA ATTAAGGGTAAGAAGGCTTCTTGGACAGCAGGTTCATCTTTTCCCTTAAAGAAAGCAACGAgtatggtacccaaaattaagATTGATGATGAATCAGATCTGATCGATGAAGACAGCCTCCTGACCGAGGAAGACCGGAAAAAACCACAGCTGCCTGCCT TTGGAGACTGTGAGGTTGGAAGCACAAGGAAGGCTTGCAAGAACTGCACTTGTGGAAGGGCTCAAGAAGAGGAGAAATTGCAGAAAGTGGGATTAACCACAGAGCAGATGAATAATCCTCAGTCCGCTTGTGGTAGT tGCGGGCTCGGGGATGCATTCAGGTGTGGTGGATGCCCTTACAGAGGCCTTCCCCCCTTCAAATTGGGTGAAAAG GTTTCCTTACCTGGAAATTTCCTTGTTGCTGATATATGA
- the LOC135595358 gene encoding anamorsin homolog isoform X2 — translation MDIMGRNSSALLLTDDVALPLDAILSAVRDAGAEAVPEDDVVVITQCESLEGKLPIMTASFDVVVTAWNKPELVGEHWLREIGRVLKPGGELILQSILSSGMLEKPSSTMELKLLMQGFLDVQSLEMKPFSSAGNVQSITIKGKKASWTAGSSFPLKKATSMVPKIKIDDESDLIDEDSLLTEEDRKKPQLPAFGDCEVGSTRKACKNCTCGRAQEEEKLQKVGLTTEQMNNPQSACVRARGCIQVWWMPLQRPSPLQIG, via the exons ATG GACATCATGGGGAGGAACAGCAGCGCGCTTCTGTTGACGGATGATGTTGCGTTGCCCCTTGACGCGATCCTGTCTGCTGTGCGGGATGCGGGAGCCGAAGCAGTCCCGGAAGACGATGTCGTCGTTATTACCCAGTGCGAATCGCTTG AAGGGAAATTGCCAATTATGACTGCATCTTTCGATGTGGTCGTTACTGCTTGGAACAAACCCGAGCTTGTTGGAGAGCATTGGCTTCGAGAGATTGGTCGAGTGCTAAAACCTGGTGGCGAACTCATTTTACAATCTATTCTGTCTTCTGGTATGCTGGAAAAG CCAAGCTCCACGATGGAGTTGAAGTTGCTTATGCAAGGTTTTCTGGATGTGCAATCACTGGAAATGAAACCTTTCTCATCAGCTGGAAATGTTCAGTCCATTACA ATTAAGGGTAAGAAGGCTTCTTGGACAGCAGGTTCATCTTTTCCCTTAAAGAAAGCAACGAgtatggtacccaaaattaagATTGATGATGAATCAGATCTGATCGATGAAGACAGCCTCCTGACCGAGGAAGACCGGAAAAAACCACAGCTGCCTGCCT TTGGAGACTGTGAGGTTGGAAGCACAAGGAAGGCTTGCAAGAACTGCACTTGTGGAAGGGCTCAAGAAGAGGAGAAATTGCAGAAAGTGGGATTAACCACAGAGCAGATGAATAATCCTCAGTCCGCTTGTG tGCGGGCTCGGGGATGCATTCAGGTGTGGTGGATGCCCTTACAGAGGCCTTCCCCCCTTCAAATTGGGTGA
- the LOC104000590 gene encoding replication protein A 32 kDa subunit A, whose translation MFSSQIDGGGFMLSQSSQNPDSGFSKNRGAPGVLPVTVKQIREAFDSAGDKSSLLLDGVDATNIRLLGLVMNKAERATDVTFTLDDGTGRIDVIRWVNDTSDANETAIIQNGMYVSVNGSLKGFQDKKRAVAFSVRPVSDYNAIALHFIQCIHVHLWNTRQKGGAFQHQTTPVKTTSFEGLRVPQTPVANQSSESANTNGPETDIYKLVLNVFQEPANLDSDHGLHVDEVAKRLGVPINKIKEAIDYYVDIGHIYSTIDDYHFKSAFID comes from the exons ATGTTCTCGAGCCAAATCGATGGAGGTGGATTCATGCTCTCTCAATCCTCCCAAAACCCTGATTCCGGCTTCTCTAAG AATCGTGGCGCTCCGGGAGTTCTTCCCGTGACGGTGAAGCAGATCAGGGAGGCCTTCGACTCTGCAGGCGATAAGTCCAGTCTTCTTCTCGATGGAGTTGATGCCACCAAT ATTAGACTCCTGGGGCTGGTGATGAACAAGGCGGAGAGGGCTACGGATGTTACCTTCACCCTTGACGATGGCACTGGACGAATCGATGTCATCAGATG GGTTAATGACACTTCAGATGCAAACGAGACAGCTATTATTCA GAATGGTATGTATGTCTCCGTCAATGGTAGCCTTAAAGGATTTCAAGACAAAAAAAGAGCCGTTGCATTCTCTGTTAG GCCTGTCAGTGACTATAATGCTATTGCACTCCACTTCATTCAGTGCATACATGTACATCTCTGGAACACCAGGCAGAAG GGAGGTGCTTTCCAACACCAGACAACTCCAGTAAAGACAACTTCTTTTGAAGGGTTGAGAGTGCCCCAAACTCCAGTTGCCAATCAA TCTTCTGAAAGTGCAAATACGAATGGACCTGAGACTGACATCTACAAATTAGTGTTGAACGTTTTCCAGGAACCTGCAAACCT TGACAGTGACCACGGATTGCATGTTGATGAAGTTGCCAAACGACTGGGAGTACCAATCAATAAGATCAA GGAAGCTATCGATTACTATGTTGATATCGGTCATATTTATTCTACGATCGATGACTACCACTTCAAGTCTGCTTTCATCGACTGA
- the LOC135595360 gene encoding uncharacterized protein LOC135595360 yields the protein MALALSGAAPPRVAASSKDRWRRWRAWASSSEPEGEVEIRVCVNRTCGRQGSRDVLAVLSAIAPPGISVVSCGCLGRCGAGPNLAVLPPGALLGHCGTAAKAAQLLADLCGPEFDPQRNLETLALRKKAEDELEKGNEAEAESLLSQAIDLKPSGGLHLIYRSRSSARLAMGDNVGALEDARESSRLAPKYPQAYICQGDVFLAMEQWEAAEKAYSTALLLDPSIRRSKSFKARVAKLQEKLVALNTSS from the exons ATGGCGCTTGCCTTAAGCGGCGCCGCTCCTCCCCGCGTCGCCGCGTCGTCGAAGGACAGGTGGAGGCGGTGGAGGGCGTGGGCGTCGTCGTCGGAGCCGGAGGGGGAGGTGGAGATCAGGGTCTGCGTCAACCGGACCTGCGGGCGGCAGGGCTCCAGGGACGTCTTAGCGGTTCTGTCCGCCATCGCGCCGCCGGGCATCTCCGTCGTCTCCTGTGGTTGCCTCGGCCGGTGCGGCGCCGGCCCCAACCTTGCCGTCCTTCCCCCGGGCGCCCTGCTCGGCCACTGTGGCACAGCCGCCAAGGCCGCCCAGCTCCTGGCGGACCTCTGCGGCCCGGAATTCGATCCGCAGAGGAACCTCGAGACGCTCGCTCTAAGAAAGAAGGCGGAGGACGAGTTGGAGAAGGGGAATGAAGCCGAGGCCGAGTCTCTCCTCTCCCAG GCGATTGATCTTAAACCTTCTGGCGGTCTGCATCTTATATACAGAAGCAG GTCTTCTGCAAGATTAGCAATGGGAGACAATGTTGGTGCCCTTGAAGATGCAAGAGAATCATCTCGTTTAGCTCCTAAATATCCACAG GCTTATATTTGCCAAGGTGATGTATTCTTGGCAATGGAACAATGGGAGGCTGCTGAGAAAGCATATTCAACTGCTTTGCTGCTTGATCCATCTATTCGTCGCTCCAAATCATTCAAG GCCCGTGTTGCAAAACTCCAAGAGAAACTAGTCGCCTTAAATACTTCATCTTAG
- the LOC135594748 gene encoding mediator of RNA polymerase II transcription subunit 32-like, whose amino-acid sequence MDVALENFRHRWELFRASCDRAEEVIDMARRRITTEYVADAASAAARPAEAGLPPVSVLRLEQALHAVNSLAADLRRGSGGGAVSSPPTSPSGVTPQGDKAD is encoded by the coding sequence ATGGACGTGGCGCTGGAGAACTTCAGGCATCGGTGGGAGCTCTTCAGGGCGTCGTGCGATCGGGCGGAGGAGGTGATAGACATGGCGAGAAGGAGGATCACGACGGAGTACGTGGCGGACGCGGCCTCCGCGGCGGCACGGCCGGCGGAGGCAGGGCTGCCGCCGGTCAGCGTGCTCCGATTGGAGCAGGCGCTGCACGCCGTCAATTCCCTCGCCGCGGACCTACGACGTGGATCTGGTGGCGGCGCCGTCTCCTCCCCGCCCACCAGTCCCTCTGGTGTGACACCTCAAGGAGACAAGGCAGACTGA
- the LOC108951443 gene encoding mediator of RNA polymerase II transcription subunit 32-like, whose protein sequence is MESVIKAMSSAYEDFAAAAASVVREREASGGRRTAATDVALENFRQRWELFRASCDRAEEVMDMARRRITTESVVDAAASAAERPAEAGLTPVSVPRLEQALHAVNSLAADLRRGPGGAAVSPPASSPSGVTSQAEKAD, encoded by the coding sequence ATGGAGAGCGTCATCAAGGCCATGAGCAGCGCGTACGAGGACTTCGCGGCCGCGGCGGCGAGCGTGGTGCGGGAGAGGGAAGCATCAGGCGGCCGGCGGACGGCGGCGACGGACGTGGCGCTGGAGAACTTCAGGCAGCGGTGGGAGCTCTTCAGGGCGTCGTGCGATCGGGCGGAGGAGGTAATGGACATGGCGAGGAGGAGGATCACGACGGAGTCCGTGGTGGACGCGGCCGCCTCCGCGGCGGAAAGGCCGGCGGAGGCGGGGCTAACGCCGGTCAGCGTGCCCCGATTGGAGCAGGCGCTGCACGCCGTCAACTCCCTCGCCGCGGACCTCCGACGTGGCCCCGGTGGCGCCGCCGTCTCCCCCCCGGCCTCCAGCCCCTCTGGTGTAACATCTCAAGCAGAGAAGGCAGATTGA
- the LOC135594939 gene encoding pentatricopeptide repeat-containing protein At1g50270-like: MRLTGSCSKLMPWNASSSPTTSFQAHLLSLLRECRTVNHLKQIHSLLVTSGLSHDASCNARILRLAALFVPGDVAYASLLFHQTESPTVSMWNAMVRGHSLRCHHGRAIAQYTQMLREGVVPDEHTYPLVLKVLPKLSDIRPDQVHAQGLKFGYCADSFVRNSLVAAYAKCGGLASARNLLDGISDRDPVPWTAMIQGYVDNDQASDALAVFDKMRTLGVHVDEVAIVSVLKGCGLLGNVWLGRCVHGFYVACGRVKWDVYVGSALVDMYAKCGCCDDAREQFDEMPLRNVVTWSTMITGYVQCGRYKNALSLFRDMLLEGQAPNEVTMASILTSCAQTGALGQGRWIHGYVNRSKLESSTVVGTALVDMYAKCGCIDEAVMVFNGILQKDVYPWTALINGLAIHGYAFQCLDLFSRMVKDGVQPNEVTFIGVLSACSHSGLVEQGRYHFGSMFKDYSIRPKVEHYGCMVDLLGRAGMLEEAMLVIESMPMEPTPGVWGALLNACIIHEEFDLGERVGKHLIEMDPRHSGRYALLANLYSLSKKWDDDASVRMTMKGRRVEKTRGSSWTEVNGILTEFFAMDESHPETEAIYEMLDGLTKVMKLNGICR; the protein is encoded by the coding sequence ATGAGGTTGACAGGAAGCTGCAGCAAACTCATGCCTTGGAACGCATCGAGCTCGCCCACGACGTCCTTTCAAGCTCACCTCCTCTCCTTGCTCAGAGAATGCAGGACTGTCAACCATCTCAAGCAGATCCATTCCCTCCTCGTAACCTCTGGCCTCTCCCACGACGCCTCTTGCAATGCCAGGATCCTCCGACTCGCCGCCCTCTTCGTCCCCGGCGACGTCGCCTACGCTTCTCTTCTCTTCCACCAGACCGAATCGCCTACGGTTTCGATGTGGAACGCCATGGTAAGGGGTCATTCCCTGCGCTGCCACCACGGCAGAGCCATTGCCCAGTACACGCAAATGCTCCGAGAAGGCGTGGTTCCTGACGAGCACACGTATCCCTTGGTCCTCAAAGTCCTTCCCAAGCTTAGCGACATCCGCCCGGATCAAGTGCATGCTCAGGGTCTCAAGTTTGGCTATTGCGCTGACTCTTTCGTTCGGAATTCCTTGGTTGCCGCTTATGCCAAGTGCGGCGGCTTGGCGTCCGCTCGTAACCTGCTTGATGGAATCTCTGATCGGGATCCCGTTCCTTGGACAGCAATGATTCAGGGATATGTGGATAATGACCAAGCATCTGATGCTCtggccgttttcgacaagatgagGACTTTGGGAGTTCACGTCGATGAGGTTGCCATTGTCAGTGTGCTCAAAGGTTGTGGCTTGCTGGGGAACGTTTGGCTTGGGAGGTGCGTCCATGGCTTCTACGTGGCTTGTGGGAGGGTGAAGTGGGATGTGTATGTTGGGAGTGCACTGGTGGATATGTATGCCAAGTGCGGCTGTTGCGACGATGCTAGAGAACAGTTCGATGAAATGCCTCTTAGAAATGTTGTCACTTGGAGCACTATGATCACAGGATATGTTCAATGTGGTAGATACAAGAATGCTCTATCCTTGTTCCGCGATATGCTCCTCGAAGGCCAAGCACCAAATGAAGTCACGATGGCCAGCATCTTGACATCCTGTGCACAGACGGGGGCTCTAGGTCAAGGCAGATGGATCCATGGGTATGTGAATAGGAGCAAGCTGGAATCGAGCACGGTTGTCGGGACGGCCCTCGTAGACATGTACGCCAAATGCGGATGCATAGATGAAGCAGTCATGGTGTTCAATGGCATACTGCAAAAGGACGTCTACCCTTGGACAGCTCTAATCAACGGGTTGGCGATTCATGGATATGCCTTTCAGTGTTTGGATCTCTTCTCTCGGATGGTCAAGGATGGTGTGCAACCCAACGAGGTCACCTTCATCGGTGTTCTCTCTGCATGTTCTCACAGTGGCCTGGTGGAGCAAGGAAGATATCACTTCGGTTCTATGTTCAAAGATTACAGTATCAGACCGAAGGTGGAGCATTACGGTTGCATGGTGGATCTCTTAGGGCGAGCAGGGATGTTGGAGGAAGCAATGCTTGTGATAGAAAGCATGCCTATGGAGCCGACCCCTGGAGTCTGGGGAGCTCTGCTGAACGCCTGCATCATCCATGAAGAATTCGATTTAGGTGAACGAGTAGGAAAGCATCTGATCGAAATGGATCCACGACACAGCGGCAGATACGCACTCTTGGCTAACCTGTACTCTCTTTCGAAGAAGTGGGATGATGATGCCAGTGTGAGGATGACCATGAAGGGCAGAAGGGTGGAAAAGACCAGAGGGTCTAGTTGGACAGAAGTCAACGGCATCTTGACTGAATTCTTCGCCATGGATGAGTCACATCCAGAGACAGAGGCTATATATGAAATGTTAGACGGACTGACCAAGGTGATGAAGCTCAACGGTATATGCCGTTAG